Proteins from one Impatiens glandulifera chromosome 2, dImpGla2.1, whole genome shotgun sequence genomic window:
- the LOC124925285 gene encoding galactoside 2-alpha-L-fucosyltransferase-like: MHRNCGPGTKPFEEESLKLLSQANMSHGHDHDHDQCKYLVWLPSNGLGNRFVSLVSTFLYALLTDRILLIDESKNIEDLLCEPFENATWLLPPDFPLKANFRNFRGGSPDSYGNRIMKNTANSTDSSIIHLPNNSFMYLHLPFDCSDQDKLFFCDEYQIPIEEIPWLVLRSDEYFAPSLFLMPGYDQELERLFPKKDTVFHHLGRYLFHPSNDVWGLVKRYYDTYLAKADERIGIQIRDFKTTPVVFKRMSNQIFTYYLPHFKQDQSSTRQIQDICYVTTFEKHMLERIISCTTDRRILPKLRKTNYTISSGSEKGTSKAVMTASLSLSYHDSLKDMYWEHETETREVIGVYQPSHEDSQHSEKMSHNMKAWAEIYLLSLMDVLITSPFSTFGYVAQGLGGMQSWIINSPHRELAPSEPSCILAKSMDPCFHLPPYFDCKAKTGANTGSMRSYVQNCEDLKWGIKLVDDHNLEL; the protein is encoded by the coding sequence ATGCATAGAAACTGCGGCCCTGGAACTAAACCCTTTGAAGAAGAATCATTGAAGCTTTTGTCCCAGGCTAATATGAGCCATggtcatgatcatgatcatgatcaatgTAAGTACCTCGTTTGGCTTCCTTCAAATGGACTAGGAAACCGATTTGTCAGCCTAGTCTCCACTTTCCTCTACGCCCTCCTCACCGATCGAATCTTGCTCATCGACGAGTCCAAGAACATTGAAGATCTACTTTGCGAGCCCTTCGAGAATGCTACTTGGCTGCTCCCTCCCGATTTCCCGCTCAAGGCAAACTTTCGAAATTTCAGAGGTGGGTCTCCCGATTCTTACGGAAACAGGATCATGAAGAACACGGCGAATTCCACCGATTCCTCGATAATTCATCTGCCTAATAATAGTTTCATGTACCTTCATCTTCCATTCGATTGCTCCGATCAGGATAAGCTCTTCTTCTGCGACGAATACCAGATCCCAATAGAAGAAATCCCCTGGCTAGTTTTGAGATCAGACGAGTATTTCGCGCCGTCTCTGTTCTTAATGCCCGGATACGATCAAGAACTCGAAAGGCTGTTCCCGAAGAAAGACACTGTTTTTCATCACTTGGGAAGATACCTTTTCCACCCTTCAAATGATGTATGGGGACTCGTTAAGAGATACTACGACACATATCTAGCGAAAGCAGATGAGAGAATTGGAATCCAAATCAGGGATTTCAAGACCACTCCAGTAGTCTTCAAGAGAATGAGTAACCAAATCTTTACTTATTACCTTCCCCATTTCAAACAAGACCAATCCAGCACTCGACAAATTCAAGACATTTGTTACGTAACCACCTTCGAAAAACACATGCTGGAACGAATCATTTCCTGCACTACCGATCGTCGGATTCTGCCTAAACTACGAAAAACCAACTACACGATTTCAAGTGGGAGTGAAAAGGGAACCTCTAAAGCTGTCATGACGGCTTCTTTGAGTTTGTCATATCACGACAGCTTAAAAGACATGTATTGGGAGCATGAAACCGAGACAAGGGAGGTGATCGGGGTTTATCAGCCTAGCCACGAAGACAGCCAACATAGTGAGAAGATGAGTCACAATATGAAGGCGTGGGCAGAGATCTATCTCTTAAGTTTGATGGATGTGTTGATAACGAGCCCGTTTTCGACTTTTGGGTATGTGGCTCAAGGGCTTGGAGGTATGCAATCGTGGATTATAAACAGCCCTCATAGAGAACTCGCACCTTCCGAGCCGTCGTGCATTCTGGCTAAGTCGATGGACCCGTGTTTTCATTTACCTCCATATTTTGATTGCAAGGCGAAAACCGGTGCCAATACAGGATCGATGCGTTCTTATGTGCAGAATTGTGAGGATTTGAAATGGGGGATTAAGTTGGTTGATGATCATAACCTTGAgctataa
- the LOC124925746 gene encoding galactoside 2-alpha-L-fucosyltransferase-like, whose product MESKNITLTTCSIFLPFLFIFWFILQTSDTFQLKHNHIASSQQGSIDGLLASGFNRESCLSRYESSTYRKTPSNFKPSSHLLSRLRRYEDLHRRCGPNTHLYNKTIELITGRQSDSTGLECNYVVWLPFSGLGNRMLTLSSAFLYALLTNRVLLVDAANEMTNLFCEPFLQTSWLLPNNFPLLDQITKIEETPPQYYGQMMKNGIIGYSNNSVPSFLYLNLAHDYDDHDKLFFCDQDQDFLSKVPWLVLRSNNYFIPSLFLIPSFQNELERLFPEKEAVFHHLGRYLFHPTNEVWGLITRYYEAYLAKADKKIGIQIRVLESGDGEIEPYQHVIEQVLACTWKEEILPETNYEMKPAISFPKRKKHKAVLVTSLNSGYYEKMKDLYWENPTVNGEVMEFYQASHEEFQHSENQKHNSKAWAEIYLLSLTDELVTSSWSTFGYVAQGLGGLRPWILTMPVNKTVPEPACKRAMSMEPCFHAPPHPKFNCRRRRKEEGIDEEEIVSHVRQCEDRSWGLKLFD is encoded by the exons ATGGAGTCTAAAAACATTACCTTAACAACTTGCTCcatttttcttccatttttattcattttctggTTCATTCTCCAAACCTCTGATACTTTTCAactcaaacacaatcatattgCATCATCTCAACAAG GTTCCATTGATGGTCTTCTTGCATCTGGTTTCAACAGAGAATCATGTCTAAGCCGATATGAATCATCAACATATCGAAAAACGCCTTCAAATTTCAAGCCTTCTTCTCATCTCCTATCGCGTTTAAGAAGGTATGAAGATCTTCACAGGAGATGTGGGCCTAATACTCATCTCTATAACAAAACCATTGAATTGATTACTGGCAGACAATCTGATTCAACCGGTTTAGAATGCAATTATGTTGTTTGGTTACCTTTTAGTGGATTGGGAAACAGAATGCTAACTCTTTCATCAGCTTTCCTCTACGCTCTTCTCACGAACAGGGTATTGCTTGTTGATGCCGCAAATGAAATGACAAATCTTTTTTGTGAGCCTTTTTTACAAACATCTTGGTTGCTTCCTAATAACTTTCCATTGTTGGATCAAATAACCAAGATTGAGGAAACCCCACCACAATATTACGGTCAAATGATGAAAAATGGAATCATTGGATACTCAAACAATTCTGTCCCATCTTTTCTTTATCTCAATCTAGCTCATGATTATGATGATCATGACAAGTTGTTCTTTTGTGATCAAGATCAAGATTTTCTTTCTAAGGTTCCTTGGTTGGTTTTGAGGAGTAACAATTACTTTATACCGTCTCTGTTCTTGATCCCATCTTTTCAGAATGAGTTGGAGAGGTTATTCCCTGAAAAGGAAGCAGTGTTTCATCACTTGGGTCGGTATCTATTCCATCCAACGAATGAAGTTTGGGGATTAATCACTAGGTATTACGAAGCTTACTTAGCTAAAGCAGACAAGAAAATCGGGATACAGATTAGGGTTCTTGAATCTGGAGATGGTGAAATTGAGCCATACCAACATGTAATTGAACAGGTATTAGCGTGCACATGGAAAGAAGAAATACTCCCAGAAACGAACTATGAGATGAAACCCGCCATTTCCTTTCCAAAGAGGAAGAAACACAAGGCTGTACTGGTTACATCTTTGAACTCTGGATACTATGAGAAGATGAAGGATCTGTACTGGGAAAATCCAACGGTGAATGGGGAGGTGATGGAGTTTTACCAGGCGAGTCACGAAGAGTTTCAACACAGTGAAAATCAGAAACATAATTCGAAGGCGTGGGCTGAAATATATTTACTGAGTTTGACAGATGAATTGGTGACAAGTTCGTGGTCTACTTTTGGATATGTGGCTCAAGGACTTGGTGGATTGAGACCGTGGATCTTGACTATGCCAGTGAACAAGACTGTTCCTGAACCAGCCTGTAAACGGGCCATGTCCATGGAACCTTGCTTTCATGCTCCTCCACATCCAAAATTTAattgtagaagaagaagaaaagaggaGGGGATCGATGAAGAAGAAATTGTTTCACATGTCAGGCAATGTGAAGATAGGAGTTGGGGCCTCAAACTTTTTGACTAA